A DNA window from Carnobacterium iners contains the following coding sequences:
- a CDS encoding type II toxin-antitoxin system RelB/DinJ family antitoxin, with the protein MKRKSDELFNNLGTSTNEAIKIFLSTAVRTNGFPFEITLDKPNTETKKAIEEAYAIQDGKIEAQVYDTVDNFMKDLRS; encoded by the coding sequence ATTAAAAGAAAATCAGATGAACTGTTCAATAACTTAGGTACATCTACTAATGAGGCTATTAAGATCTTTTTAAGTACAGCTGTTAGGACTAATGGTTTTCCGTTTGAAATTACGCTAGATAAACCAAATACTGAGACTAAAAAAGCTATTGAAGAAGCTTATGCTATTCAAGATGGCAAGATTGAGGCTCAAGTATATGATACTGTAGATAACTTTATGAAAGATTTAAGGTCGTAG